A window of the Gasterosteus aculeatus chromosome 21, fGasAcu3.hap1.1, whole genome shotgun sequence genome harbors these coding sequences:
- the nrros gene encoding transforming growth factor beta activator LRRC33 gives MPVHMLTAILLCLSPTWRILTPVSSHPRHSQCQLIQRTALCNHCNLSSVPAGLPDNLEELQLNYNNIQTLQSSSLLGYPSLNTLSLACNRLENLESNTFQHSKLLKNLNLANNNLYAGCQESSHALKTLPGLRALDLSENGLEDDMVATLLQNLTSLEYLNLSGNLLQRLDETSFVDLHQLKELDLQKNIMYEIDGAFDGNPMLQRLNLAFNYLPCLTDFHMTQLVVLNASHNFIEWFIAGQDLNDTFQLETLDLSNNKMLFFPFLPNHSHLRNLYLSQNSISFYEHLADNGTFPNLTSTVEFYNMKTYTGNVTAQLWEESLHGDISSLEILDLRGNQVDHFPKGFIQKMPALSRLHMFTNCLETLNLTSHRFSGSLYELDLSNNRLNQIVADRGTLNALGNLTYLNLSLNSLEGLPSGLFSSLAGLRSVDLSYNNVDICHPEEADPCTDNSSTWADWKNAASLTQLYLKGCNLKIIPLSAFAGLSLTHLELSDNPGLVVHQSIQSLSNTIRHLGLGNTQIQDFEFSHLQSLEYLSISRNYLTHLPPSLLNLDLKVLDLRDNRLPTIPPAQANALASKLHTVFLTGNPFNCCQTEWFRTFETTKTINMVGRSDIKCKDLNQLTYRVEKSHSFFCLEKGGESFIWYILLFVPMCLSLVGILIIVWLTFKPKMLKKSIKKNCLMPTSY, from the exons ATGCCAGTCCACATGCTCACTGCCATCCTGCTGTGCTTGTCACCCACGTGGAGAATCCTGACGCCGGTCTCAAGTCATCCACGACACAGCCAGTGTCAACTG aTTCAAAGAACAGCTCTTTGCAACCACTGCAATCTCTCCTCTGTGCCTGCAGGACTGCCCGACAACTTAGAGGAGCTTCAGCTCAACTACAACAACATTCAAACACTACAGAGCAGCTCTCTACTTGGTTACCCCTCACTAAACACCCTGAGCTTAGCTTGTAATCGTTTGGAAAATTTGGAATCAAACACTTTTCAACACTCAAAGTTGTTAAAAAACCTCAATTTAGCAAATAACAATCTTTATGCTGGCTGCCAGGAATCCAGCCACGCGTTAAAGACTCTGCCCGGGCTCAGAGCTCTGGATCTCTCTGAGAATGGGCTCGAGGACGACATGGTGGCCACCCTTCTTCAAAATCTGACATCCCTCGAGTACCTCAATCTTTCTGGAAACTTATTGCAGAGACTGGATGAGACCTCATTCGTGGATCTTCACCAACTCAAGGAACTCGACCTGCAGAAAAACATCATGTACGAGATCGATGGCGCCTTCGACGGCAATCCGATGCTCCAGCGGCTCAACCTGGCCTTCAACTATCTGCCTTGCCTGACAGACTTTCACATGACGCAGCTGGTGGTCCTCAACGCCAGCCACAACTTCATAGAGTGGTTCATCGCCGGACAAGACCTCAACGACACTTTCCAGCTCGAGACACTTGATCTGTCCAACAACAAAATgctcttctttcctttcttgCCCAACCACAGTCACTTGAGGAATCTTTACCTGTCCCAAAACAGCATTAGCTTCTACGAACACTTGGCAGACAACGGCACGTTCCCGAACTTGACCTCAACCGTTGAGTTCTACAATATGAAGACGTACACGGGCAACGTGACGGCTCAGCTGTGGGAGGAGAGCCTTCACGGTGACATCTCCTCTCTGGAGATTTTGGATCTCAGGGGAAACCAGGTAGACCATTTTCCTAAAGGATTCATCCAGAAAATGCCCGCCCTGTCCAGACTTCACATGTTCACAAACTGTCTGGAAACCTTAAATCTGACGTCGCACCGGTTCTCGGGCAGCTTGTACGAGTTAGACCTCAGCAACAACAGGCTGAACCAGATTGTCGCAGATAGAGGTACGCTGAACGCTCTCGGCAACCTGACGTACCTTAACCTCAGTTTGAACAGCCTGGAGGGGTTACCCTCGGGACTGTTTTCCTCCCTGGCCGGCCTCCGGTCAGTGGATCTCAGTTACAACAACGTTGACATTTGCCATCCTGAGGAAGCTGACCCCTGCACGGACAATAGCTCGACTTGGGCGGATTGGAAAAACGCTGCATCCTTAACGCAGCTCTACCTTAAGGGATGCAACCTTAAAATAATTCCATTGTCTGCGTTCGCTGGTTTGTCTCTAACGCACTTGGAACTGTCTGACAACCCCGGACTCGTCGTCCACCAATCGATACAAAGTCTCAGCAACACAATACGCCATCTAGGTTTGGGAAACACTCAAATACAAGACTTTGAATTCTCCCATTTGCAAAGTCTTGAGTATTTAAGCATTTCAAGGAACTATCTCACCCATCTCCCCCCTTCACTTCTAAACCTTGACCTGAAAGTGCTGGATTTGAGGGACAACAGACTGCCCACTATTCCGCCTGCTCAGGCCAACGCGTTAGCCTCAAAACTGCACACTGTTTTTCTCACAGGAAATCCGTTCAACTGCTGCCAAACTGAGTGGTTCAGGACATTTGAAACCACAAAGACGATCAACATGGTCGGACGATCAGACATTAAATGTAAAGATCTCAACCAATTGACATACAGAGTGGAGAAATCCCACTCATTCTTTTGTTTGGAGAAAGGTGGGGAATCTTTTATCTGGTATATTCTGCTTTTTGTACCCATGTGTCTTTCTCTTGTGGGCATTTTGATCATTGTTTGGCTCACCTTCAAGCCAAAAATGCTAAAAAAGTCAATCAAAAAGAATTGTTTGATGCCTACTTCTTACTGA
- the fbxo45 gene encoding F-box/SPRY domain-containing protein 1, which produces MSGAGGGGGGGSCQGAAAAAASCSSAGSPYAAAAGGGAGAAGRLPARVLEHVFSYLDLSDLISCALVCWHWNHMLSDENSEVWRSLCSRSMSDEALRSDILCNLPTYKGKLKAFQYALSSHDCSRNVYVKKNGFTLHRNPIAQSTDGARGKIGFAEGRHAWEIWWEGPLGTVAVIGLATKRASMQCQGYVALLGSDDQSWGWNLVDNNLLHNGEVNGNFPQCNNAPKYQIGERIRVILDMDDKTLAFERGFEFLGIAFRGLPKACLFPAVSAVYGNTEVTMVYLGNPLDG; this is translated from the exons ATGTCTGGAGCGggcggtgggggaggaggaggctcctgtCAGggcgcagcggcggcggcggccagtTGCAGCTCCGCCGGCTCTCCCTACGCCGCTGCGGCCGGCGGAGGCGCAGGGGCGGCCGGGAGGTTGCCAGCTCGGGTCCTGGAGCACGTATTCTCGTACTTGGACCTTTCCGACTTGATTAGTTGCGCGTTGGTCTGTTGGCATTGGAACCACATGCTGTCGGATGAAAACAGCGAGGTGTGGCGCAGCCTGTGCAGCCGGTCCATGAGCGACGAAGCTCTGCGCTCTGACATCCTGTGCAACCTGCCCACCTACAAGGGGAAA CTCAAGGCCTTCCAATACGCCCTGAGCTCCCACGACTGCTCCCGCAACGTTTACGTGAAGAAGAACGGCTTCACCCTGCACCGCAACCCCATCGCCCAGAGCACGGACGGCGCTCGCGGCAAGATCGGCTTTGCCGAGGGGAGGCACGCCTGGGAGATCTGGTGGGAGGGCCCCCTCGGCACCGTGGCGGTGATCGGCCTCGCCACCAAGCGGGCGTCCATGCAGTGCCAGGGCTACGTGGCCCTGCTGGGCAGTGACGACCAGAGCTGGGGCTGGAACCTGGTGGACAACAACCTGCTGCACAACGGGGAGGTCAATGGAAATTTCCCCCAGTGTAACAATGCGCCAAAATATCAG ATCGGGGAGAGAATACGAGTGATTCTAGACATGGATGACAAGACGTTAGCCTTCGAGAGGGGTTTTGAGTTTCTCGGCATAGCGTTTCGCGGACTGCCCAAAGCTTGCCTGTTCCCAGCGGTCTCTGCCGTGTACGGCAACACCGAAGTCACCATGGTGTACCTGGGAAACCCTCTGGACGGCTAG
- the fam168b gene encoding myelin-associated neurite-outgrowth inhibitor has protein sequence MNPVYSPAGTGVPFTNTKGMGYPAGFPVGYAAAPPAYTHNIYAGANAAFPGGYAPGTPFKMSCSPNNGTVPPYSSSPNPYPAAVYPVRSTYPQQNPYAQALIPSQQQGTYYTQPLYAAPPHVIHHTTVVQPNGMPAAMYAPAMPPQRHNSVAMGMVAGTTMAMSAGTLLTTQSPASVAPHQVTMPTYRHPGTPSYSYVPPQW, from the exons ATGAATCCGGTCTACAGCCCTGCAGGGACAGGGGTCCCCTTCACCAACACTAAGGGTATGGGCTACCCAG CGGGATTTCCTGTTGGCtatgcagcagctcctccagcataCACTCACAATATCTATGCAGGAGCGAACGCCGCCTTCCCCGGGG GCTACGCTCCAGGCACTCCTTTCAAAATGTCCTGCTCTCCCAACAATGGGACTGTCCCCCCGTACTCCTCCTCACCCAACCCTTACCCTGCTGCCGTTTACCCGGTCAGGAGCACCTACCCCCAACAGAACCCCTATGCACAG GCACTAATACCTTCACAACAGCAAGGCACTTATTACACACAGCCTCTGTATGCCGCACCGCCACACGTTATCCACCACACCACAGTGGTCCAGCCAAATGGGATGCCCGCGGCCATGTATGCCCCGGCCATGCCCCCCCAACGCCACAACAGTGTCGCCATGGGGATGGTAGCCGGCACCACCATGGCCATGTCAGCTG GAACTCTGCTGACAACTCAATCACCAGCGTCTGTTGCCCCCCACCAAGTCACGATGCCCACATATCGGCATCCCGGCACACCCAGCTACAGCTATGTGCCGCCACAGTGGTGA
- the rbbp8 gene encoding DNA endonuclease RBBP8, whose product MSSADPHPSDLFDKLWGQLRETHREALQDAEDKVSKLKTARYLDAESLEAFHFRTQQLKEENKTLQETVSRLEERLGTGECDRCAVLEENLRNSQDQNVRLVAKLKNERERLEDENRKLHAELQKIKISRFEPQQASTSEPEEGIIPDSPILMSSLPVPNKLKKRKDVDKGKHVRYAEMPLPCKSLFSAPDTQPVDATKSPGRPQVLVPDTCVLDSSQVLNDVNPNQEEAIAETCGLELRDKPHVKTAGQQRSLKSSWKHDFCLKPYHLSPPPSALSHSAATPTEKSPSLLHSVKRFSEDGSNNKAKRKKEESEPEMQEDDKPGVRGGADKPNEGRKMQPELLKRSSTPSASPLSKECLVNGRDQSAQNRSLSQRPNVCPVFKKPNVKAKSIECFFRSKANPQEDPNGSCEQQKGKDAGWRPKVEPAWSIDPALGPSMYDSEWRGDEMKEEEEDDEECHGELLDSDRTWVSHSLLPRRGEAARDRRDSVSGLGEKANDSLDLMFDTTAHGEYQSCSDSHLDHSQPGEDDEDDGGEEDNDEQQPQEKTMSDGHGHKAGRPTFAHMAVVRKKDERRKLKGTTCKECELYYAHLTEEERQVKLSACSRHRFLYIPPSTPENFWEVGFPSTQTCIERGYVKEEEKPQARTRRRQPFNALFSQKNQQQS is encoded by the exons ATGAGCAGCGCAGACCCCCACCCATCGGACCTCTTTGACAAGCTATGGGGGCAGCTCCGGGAGACCCATCGGGAGGCTCTTCAAG atgCTGAGGACAAAGTGAGCAAGTTGAAGACGGCCCGCTATCT AGATGCCGAGAGTCTCGAGGCGTTTCACTTTCGTACCCAGCAGctcaaagaggaaaataaaacccTGCAGGAAACCGTCAGTCGCCTGGAAGAAAG GCTCGGCACCGGAGAGTGTGACCGATGTGCCGTTTTAGAGGAGAACCTGAGAAACAGCCAGGACCAGAATGTGCGCCTTGTCGCCAAACTGA agaacgagagagagcgCCTCGAGGATGAAAACCGAAAGCTTCACGCTGAACTGCAAAAAATCAAGATATCTCG CTTCGAGCCCCAGCAGGCCTCAACCTCGGAACCAGAAGAAGGCATCATCCCGGACTCGCCCATTCTGATGAGCTCGCTGCCTGTTCCCAACAAACTGAAGAAACGGAAAGACGTGGACAAAGGGAAGCACGTTCGATATGCAGAGATGCCTCTGCCGTGCAAGTCGCTCTTCAGCG CACCGGATACGCAGCCCGTTGACGCTACAAAGAGTCCCGGAAGACCACAAGTGCTTGTTCCTGACACATGTGTACTGGACTCATCCCAAGTCTTGA ACGACGTAAATCCGAACCAGGAAGAAGCGATAGCAGAAACCTGCGGCCTTGAACTCCGTGACAAGCCTCACGTG aaaactGCAGGCCAGCAAAGAAGTTTAAAGTCTTCCTGGAAGCACGACTTTTGTTTAAA ACCATACCACTTATCCCCTCCCCCTTCGGCGCTGTCCCACAGTGCAGCCACGCCCACAGAAAAGTCCCCATCGCTTCTCCACAGCGTCAAAAGGTTCTCAGAGGATGGAtccaacaacaaagcaaaacGGAAGAAGGAGGAAAGTGAACCAGAGATGCAAGAGGACGACAAACCGGGGGTCCGGGGAGGGGCGGACAAACCGAACGAAGGCCGAAAAATGCAACCAGAACTGCTGAAACGAAGCTCCACACCTTCAGCCAGTCCACTTTCGAAAGAGTGCCTGGTGAACGGCAGG GATCAGTCTGCACAAAACCGGAGTCTGAGCCAAAGGCCAAATGTCTGTCCTGTTTTCAAGAAGCCAAATGTGAAGGCAAAATCCATCGAGTGCTTTTTTAGGAGCAAGGCGAATCCCCAGGAGGATCCGAATGGCTCATGTGAGCAACAGAAAGGAAAAGATG CTGGATGGAGGCCCAAAGTGGAGCCCGCGTGGAGTATTGACCCGGCGCTCGGCCCGTCCATGTACGACAGCGAGTGGAGAGGCGACGAG atgaaggaagaagaagaagatgatgaagagtGCCATGGAGAACTGTTGGATTCTGATCGCACTTGGGTCAGTCACAGCCTGCTGCCGCGTCGGGGAGAAGCAGCCCGGGACCGAAGGGACAGTGTGTCTG GACTAGGAGAGAAGGCCAACGACAGTTTGGATCTGATGTTCGACACGACGGCTCACGGGGAATACCAGTCCTGCAGCGATTCCCACCTGGACCACAGCCAGCCTGgtgaggacgacgaggacgatggaggagaggaggacaacg ATGAACAACAACCTCAAGAAAAAACTATGAGCGACGGTCACGGGCACAAAGCAGG ACGTCCAACGTTTGCACACATGGCCGTGGTTCGCAAGAAAGACGAGAGAAGAAAACTAAAGGGCACCACCTGCAAGGAATGTGAACTT TACTACGCCCAtctcacagaggaggagaggcaggtgaAGCTTTCTGCATGCTCGAGGCACCGGTTTCTATATATTCCTCCAAGTACTCCAGAAAACTTCTGGGAGGTTGGATTCCCCTCAACGCAGACCTGCATAGAAAGAG GTTAtgtcaaagaagaggagaaaccTCAGGCGCGTACTCGGAGGAGACAACCATTCAACGCTTTATTCTCCCAGAAGAACCAACAGCAGAGCTAA
- the slc35d4 gene encoding UDP-N-acetylglucosamine transporter TMEM241 homolog encodes MQWRRHVAGVAFTAVFVVSYFTNKFVLSVLKFTYPTLFQGWQTFIGAALLLLCGRFGWVEMSRISRSAALSWLPGSVLFVGNIYAGSRALSHIDIPVFFTLQNSSHVVSYVLLKVVKREKTQWLKLISICFMLLSAINLPFHDPQFGPSGYLWAVGHLLCVGAYRVFQGHYTSSNLSDLEQHCINYLFSVLLLAVAAHPTGDLMGALEFPSLRSYTFHCGCFASALLGFMLLLATVRLKSGCSLEHFGVWIFLSKITAMSLSPFLFYMDVNASSLICVIISHVGEALLLLSQRNSRL; translated from the exons TTTGTCCTGTCCGTGTTAAAATTCACATATCCAACATTATTTCAAGG ATGGCAGACATTCATCGGGGCCGCCCTGCTTCTCCTCTGTGGGAGGTTTGGATGGGTGGAAATGAGCCGCATCAGCAG GTCAGCGGCTCTTTCCTGGCTCCCTGGCTCCGTCCTCTTTGTGGGAAACATATATGCCGGCTCCAGGGCCTTATCGCATATA GACATTCCTGTTTTCTTCACTCTGCAGAATTCCTCACACGTTGTTAGTTATGTTCTCTTGAAGGTTGTCAAACGAGAG AAGACACAATGGCTGAAGTTAATCAG CATCTGCTTCATGCTGCTCTCAGCCATCAACCTCCCCTTTCATGATCCTCAG TTTGGCCCCAGTGGTTACCTCTGGGCTGTTGGTCATCTGCTCTGTGTTG GGGCCTACAGGGTGTTTCAGGGTCACTACACGTCCAGTAATTTGAG TGACCTGGAACAGCATTGCATCAACTACTTGTTCAG cgtgctgctgctggccgtCGCAGCTCATCCAACAG GTGACCTCATGGGCGCCTTGGAGTTCCCCTCCCTTCGATCCTACACATTTCACTGTGGTTGCTTTGCCAG TGCACTGCTGGGTTTTATGTTGCTGCTGGCCACAGTCAGGTTAAAAAGTGGATGTTCCCTGGAGCACTTTGGGGTCTGGATTTTCTTGTCCAAG ATCACTGCCATGTCCCTCTCCCCGTTCCTCTTCTACATGGACGTGAATGCGTCTTCTCTTATTTG TGTGATCATCAGTCACGTCGGagaggcgctgctgctgctctctcagAGAAACTCTCGGTTGTGA